One genomic segment of Thermovibrio guaymasensis includes these proteins:
- a CDS encoding radical SAM protein yields the protein MKYIFGPVFSRRLGLSLGVDLVPHKVCSMDCLYCEVGPTTEKTLERAEYVPLSGVISELKEYLSYKPEIDYVTFSGYGEPTLFSRLGELVDFLKDNYPYRLALLTNSSLLKRDDVLKDVKRIDLVLPSLDAGSEEVFRKVNRPVPGLSLKDVVEGIGRLISETSCQVWIETLFVKGINDSPEEVERIGNLIHTLKPHKWQLNTVSRPPAYGVKGLSYEELEEISRRVGYPSTEIISKGVASRKKVPISQVKEEVYDIVVRRPCPIDELCDALGVLREEVEEAVKELIKEGKVKELYFGGEPYVKGISG from the coding sequence ATGAAGTACATCTTCGGCCCCGTATTTTCTAGAAGGCTGGGACTTTCGCTGGGAGTTGACCTAGTTCCCCACAAAGTCTGCAGTATGGACTGCCTCTACTGTGAAGTTGGTCCAACTACCGAGAAGACTCTGGAAAGGGCTGAGTACGTTCCCCTATCGGGAGTTATTTCCGAACTCAAGGAGTACCTTTCCTATAAGCCGGAAATTGATTACGTGACCTTTTCAGGATACGGAGAGCCTACCCTCTTTTCCCGTTTAGGAGAGCTTGTTGACTTCTTAAAGGACAATTACCCTTACAGGCTGGCCCTTTTGACGAACTCCTCTCTCCTTAAAAGGGACGATGTTTTAAAAGATGTTAAAAGGATTGACCTGGTTCTCCCCTCCCTTGATGCAGGTTCTGAGGAAGTCTTTAGGAAAGTAAACAGGCCCGTTCCCGGCCTATCACTTAAGGACGTTGTTGAGGGAATTGGTAGGTTAATTAGTGAAACTTCCTGTCAGGTCTGGATTGAAACCCTATTTGTTAAGGGTATAAATGACTCTCCTGAAGAGGTAGAGAGGATAGGTAACCTTATCCACACCCTTAAGCCCCATAAGTGGCAGTTAAATACCGTTTCAAGGCCACCTGCTTACGGAGTTAAAGGGCTTTCTTACGAAGAGCTTGAGGAGATTTCAAGGAGGGTTGGGTACCCTTCTACAGAGATTATCTCTAAGGGAGTAGCCAGTAGGAAGAAAGTTCCAATCTCTCAGGTAAAGGAAGAGGTTTACGATATCGTTGTAAGGAGGCCTTGTCCGATTGACGAGCTCTGCGATGCCCTTGGAGTTTTGAGGGAGGAAGTTGAGGAGGCAGTTAAGGAGCTTATAAAGGAGGGCAAGGTTAAAGAGCTTTACTTTGGAGGGGAGCCATACGTAAAGGGTATTTCTGGTTAG